A single window of Qipengyuania sediminis DNA harbors:
- a CDS encoding glycosyltransferase family 2 protein — translation MSESLSIIAWILAGGVAVPLTVLIVEVAAGLPPGRKARSSGGAPRIAIIIPAHDEAQGIAATLAALEPCTPAGTRVVVVADNCSDDTAGIARLAGVEAIERHDPGRRGKGFALAYGRDHLARGVPPDAVIVLDADCRFGPGSVAALAEAAMARGAPAQAVNLIAPDSGAAPMVQISSFAMVVKNLFRSRGMQRLGGAALLTGTGMAFPWSLFAEAQLATGSIVEDLSLGIELTRAGHPPLLVEEAQVRSAPAAMQDALQQKRRWEHGFLETLHRRALPVLGHGLRRGAWPEILLGLHLIVPPLALLVLVALLALFAAGGLAVLGASTGPALFLAALLAMAAILIGAAWVIGGREYLSSGALLRAPLYVLWKLPIYTGFLKKPQASWNRTPRRD, via the coding sequence ATGAGCGAATCGCTCAGCATCATCGCCTGGATCCTGGCCGGCGGCGTGGCCGTGCCGCTGACCGTGCTGATCGTCGAAGTCGCGGCCGGGCTCCCGCCGGGGCGGAAAGCGCGAAGCTCTGGCGGGGCACCGCGCATTGCGATCATCATCCCCGCGCATGACGAGGCGCAAGGGATCGCCGCGACATTGGCCGCGCTCGAACCCTGCACCCCCGCAGGCACGCGGGTGGTGGTGGTGGCGGACAATTGCAGCGACGACACGGCCGGGATCGCGCGCTTGGCGGGAGTCGAAGCGATCGAGCGCCACGACCCCGGCCGGCGCGGCAAGGGGTTCGCGCTCGCCTATGGACGCGACCATCTCGCGCGTGGGGTGCCGCCCGATGCCGTCATCGTTCTCGATGCCGATTGCCGCTTCGGCCCGGGAAGCGTTGCGGCTCTCGCGGAGGCGGCGATGGCGCGGGGGGCGCCGGCACAGGCCGTCAATCTAATCGCGCCCGATTCCGGCGCCGCGCCGATGGTCCAGATCTCCAGCTTTGCAATGGTGGTGAAGAACCTCTTCCGATCGCGCGGCATGCAGCGGCTCGGCGGCGCGGCCCTGCTTACCGGCACCGGAATGGCTTTTCCCTGGAGCCTGTTCGCGGAGGCGCAATTGGCCACTGGCTCGATCGTCGAAGACCTGTCGCTCGGCATCGAACTGACCCGTGCCGGTCATCCGCCGCTGTTGGTTGAGGAAGCGCAAGTGCGCAGCGCCCCCGCCGCCATGCAGGATGCGCTCCAGCAGAAGCGACGCTGGGAGCATGGCTTCCTTGAAACCCTGCATCGCCGCGCACTTCCGGTCCTGGGGCACGGACTGCGGCGGGGCGCCTGGCCGGAAATCCTCCTCGGCCTGCACCTGATCGTGCCGCCGCTCGCCTTGCTCGTCCTCGTGGCTTTGCTTGCGCTCTTCGCGGCGGGGGGGCTGGCGGTGCTGGGTGCGAGCACCGGGCCGGCGCTCTTCCTAGCGGCCCTGCTCGCGATGGCGGCGATACTCATCGGGGCGGCCTGGGTGATCGGGGGCCGCGAATATCTCTCTTCCGGCGCCTTGCTACGCGCGCCGCTCTACGTGCTGTGGAAACTGCCGATCTATACGGGTTTCCTGAAGAAACCGCAGGCAAGCTGGAATCGCACGCCGCGGCGCGATTAG
- a CDS encoding acyltransferase family protein — protein sequence MASAGPQPSLAPPAKAGEIPALDGFRAIAIGLVMLSHVGMERVVPGQFGVTLFFFLSGYLITTLLRREFDRDGSISLKAFYFRRAVRILPPLAFALALATALSLAGLIWPLFYPGLVTDALFLSNYFPLSGVPIGLWSLAVEEHFYLVFPAVALFVMARGGAGRCAILCAFACVLTLGVRLHEVAQGEDFANVAIWTHTRIDSILFGAILACWNNPVVDAQDRLPGRWTSYAIAFTLLAAGFIFRDETFRHTYRYTIQGIALIFLFNAAIRDRGFARRFLDHPLLRIVALLSYTLYLVHSPIVEAARPFAKGPVTPFVMAAALAVSFAVAAAVYVAMEKPLARWRRDVERRWRMRAEAVSPQEDPDSLSPGGLNALR from the coding sequence ATGGCCAGCGCAGGTCCGCAGCCGAGTCTCGCGCCACCGGCGAAGGCGGGTGAAATTCCCGCGCTCGACGGGTTCCGAGCGATCGCCATCGGGCTCGTCATGCTCTCGCACGTGGGAATGGAACGGGTGGTGCCAGGCCAGTTCGGCGTCACTCTGTTCTTCTTTCTCAGCGGCTATCTCATCACCACGCTGCTCCGGCGGGAGTTCGATCGCGACGGCAGCATATCGCTGAAAGCGTTCTACTTTCGCCGCGCAGTGCGCATCCTTCCGCCGCTCGCCTTCGCATTGGCACTGGCGACGGCGCTGTCACTGGCAGGTTTGATCTGGCCCCTGTTCTACCCGGGCCTTGTCACAGACGCCCTGTTCCTTTCGAACTATTTCCCGCTGAGCGGCGTGCCGATCGGGCTATGGTCGCTCGCGGTGGAAGAGCATTTCTATCTCGTGTTTCCCGCGGTCGCGCTGTTCGTGATGGCGCGGGGCGGGGCGGGGCGCTGCGCGATCCTGTGCGCCTTCGCCTGCGTGCTGACCCTGGGCGTGCGGCTCCATGAAGTGGCGCAGGGCGAGGACTTCGCCAATGTCGCCATATGGACGCATACGCGGATCGATTCGATCCTGTTCGGCGCTATCCTCGCCTGTTGGAACAACCCGGTGGTGGATGCGCAGGACCGGCTGCCGGGACGGTGGACGTCCTATGCGATTGCTTTCACCCTGCTGGCAGCGGGCTTCATCTTCAGGGACGAGACCTTCCGGCACACCTATCGCTACACGATCCAGGGCATCGCGCTGATCTTCCTGTTCAACGCGGCCATCCGCGATCGCGGCTTTGCGCGCCGGTTTCTCGACCATCCGCTTCTGAGGATCGTCGCGCTGCTCTCCTACACGCTTTATCTCGTCCATTCGCCCATCGTCGAGGCCGCGCGCCCTTTCGCCAAAGGACCCGTTACGCCTTTCGTGATGGCGGCAGCGCTGGCGGTTTCCTTCGCGGTGGCGGCTGCGGTCTATGTGGCGATGGAAAAGCCGTTGGCGCGATGGCGCCGCGATGTCGAACGGCGGTGGCGGATGCGGGCCGAAGCGGTCTCGCCCCAGGAAGATCCGGACAGCCTGTCCCCCGGCGGGCTTAATGCGCTGCGCTAG
- a CDS encoding EpsD family peptidyl-prolyl cis-trans isomerase — MTVSRASKLSVSARRGVYFFGAAAALAGLSACDKKAEGQVVAVVDGNEITAQEVNGELGAAAAQGEPDQQMRNVALNRLIDRRLLSEVAREEGIEDSPEYILRRRSLEENMLVQMLGEKLARDNKQPTPQQIDQMIAENPQAFADRTIFALDQIVFQMPPRRDVFDALAPAKTMAEVVTTLNRFGIKFQRGNNTIDSANLPPAVFQQFKRVGSSEPLVIPAGNAVTVAMVMQSEAAPLTGPAARNVAANAFTKRQVETALKAKLDAARKKGEIEYQAGFSALPQGGAQQGAGGATRPAAAPAPAPAS; from the coding sequence ATGACCGTTTCGCGCGCTTCCAAGCTGTCCGTTTCCGCCCGGCGGGGCGTCTATTTCTTCGGGGCGGCGGCCGCGCTCGCCGGTCTTTCCGCCTGCGACAAGAAAGCGGAAGGCCAAGTCGTTGCCGTGGTCGACGGGAACGAGATCACCGCGCAGGAGGTGAACGGCGAACTCGGCGCCGCGGCAGCGCAGGGCGAGCCCGACCAGCAAATGCGCAATGTGGCGCTCAATCGCCTGATCGATCGCCGTCTGCTTTCCGAAGTCGCGCGCGAGGAAGGGATCGAGGACTCGCCAGAGTATATTCTGCGCCGGCGCAGCCTTGAAGAGAACATGCTCGTCCAGATGCTGGGCGAGAAACTGGCGCGCGACAACAAGCAGCCCACCCCTCAGCAGATCGACCAGATGATCGCCGAAAACCCGCAAGCCTTCGCGGATAGGACGATCTTCGCCCTCGATCAGATCGTGTTCCAGATGCCGCCGCGCCGCGACGTGTTCGACGCACTCGCGCCGGCTAAGACGATGGCGGAGGTGGTGACGACCCTGAACCGCTTCGGCATCAAGTTCCAGCGCGGCAACAACACCATCGACAGCGCCAATCTTCCGCCGGCGGTGTTTCAGCAGTTCAAGCGCGTGGGGAGCAGCGAGCCGCTTGTTATCCCGGCGGGCAACGCCGTCACCGTAGCGATGGTGATGCAGAGCGAGGCCGCGCCTTTGACCGGCCCCGCCGCCCGCAACGTGGCCGCCAACGCCTTTACCAAGCGCCAGGTCGAGACCGCGCTGAAGGCGAAGCTCGATGCCGCGCGCAAGAAGGGCGAAATCGAATATCAGGCGGGCTTCAGCGCGCTGCCCCAGGGCGGGGCGCAGCAAGGGGCGGGGGGCGCCACCAGGCCGGCGGCCGCCCCCGCCCCCGCCCCTGCATCCTGA
- the epsI gene encoding exosortase-associated protein EpsI, V-type, protein MVEPVGTPGVAALDRRKVLLGLGLAAMSGIAQARMPKPVVPRISKDRFTALVPKHVGDFTFDSESGLVLPPSDALSDRLYDNLVTRTYTNRAGQTVMLLIAYNNKQDGVLQIHRPETCYPAGGYELSEVRPIEVPITTAKALPAQVFAANSDERNEVVLYWTRVGERYPRRWHEQRWAVAEANLQGIVPDGVLARVSAIGNDKGAITPMLSGFVRDLHHASGDHARRLLFGQI, encoded by the coding sequence ATGGTTGAGCCAGTTGGCACTCCCGGCGTCGCCGCGCTGGATCGCCGCAAGGTGCTCCTCGGCCTGGGCCTTGCGGCGATGTCCGGCATCGCGCAGGCGCGGATGCCCAAGCCCGTGGTCCCGCGCATCAGCAAGGACCGCTTCACGGCGCTGGTCCCCAAGCACGTAGGCGACTTCACTTTCGATTCGGAAAGCGGGCTGGTGCTGCCGCCGTCGGACGCGCTGTCCGACCGGTTGTACGACAATCTGGTCACGCGCACCTACACCAACCGGGCCGGGCAGACGGTCATGCTGCTCATCGCCTACAACAACAAGCAGGACGGCGTCCTTCAGATCCACCGCCCGGAGACCTGCTATCCGGCGGGCGGCTACGAACTGTCCGAAGTAAGGCCGATCGAGGTGCCGATCACGACGGCAAAGGCGCTGCCCGCGCAGGTCTTCGCCGCCAACAGCGACGAGCGCAACGAAGTGGTCCTGTACTGGACCAGGGTCGGCGAGCGCTATCCGCGGCGCTGGCACGAGCAGCGCTGGGCCGTCGCCGAGGCAAACTTGCAGGGTATCGTCCCCGACGGCGTGCTCGCACGGGTTTCGGCCATCGGCAACGACAAGGGTGCGATCACGCCGATGCTGTCAGGCTTCGTGCGCGACCTGCACCACGCTTCGGGCGATCATGCCCGCCGGCTTCTGTTCGGGCAGATCTGA
- the xrtV gene encoding exosortase V codes for MNKIGKTPVAVDAGVVAADELRRLFGSGETATIAGDTPARDAAAGAWRLPDIVLVLGMLALAVPTMIFVAQSSWTGEQGSHGPIILATGLWLVYNNWHEVRSLAARAPGWQVWALFAIAAPVYLFTRVTQIVELEGYAMYVLLLVALYGVVGYKAMRALAFPLIYLFFAFPPPETVIYTLTLPIKVAISDAAIAVLQLFGLPIGGTGVMIQIGQYQLLVAAACSGLNSIVSLSAITLFYIYLMHRGEHRIQAILLLFVLPVAIAANFLRVLILILLTYYGGEAAAQGFLHDLAGITIFVLALMLIFLIDKILQTTGVGKRMTAKGAAHG; via the coding sequence GTGAACAAGATCGGAAAGACGCCGGTTGCGGTCGATGCTGGCGTGGTCGCCGCTGACGAACTGCGGCGTCTGTTCGGCAGCGGCGAGACGGCCACCATTGCCGGCGATACGCCCGCCCGCGATGCGGCCGCCGGCGCCTGGCGCCTGCCCGATATCGTGCTCGTCCTTGGCATGTTGGCGCTTGCCGTGCCGACAATGATCTTCGTAGCGCAATCCTCCTGGACCGGAGAGCAGGGTTCGCACGGGCCCATCATCCTCGCCACCGGCCTGTGGCTCGTCTACAACAACTGGCACGAGGTTCGCAGCCTGGCCGCGCGTGCGCCGGGCTGGCAAGTCTGGGCGCTCTTCGCGATTGCGGCGCCGGTCTACCTTTTCACGCGCGTGACCCAGATCGTGGAACTCGAGGGTTACGCGATGTATGTCCTGCTGCTCGTCGCACTTTACGGGGTGGTGGGCTACAAGGCGATGCGCGCGCTGGCCTTCCCGCTCATCTATCTGTTCTTCGCGTTTCCGCCACCCGAAACCGTGATCTACACGCTGACCCTCCCCATCAAGGTTGCGATCAGCGACGCTGCGATCGCGGTCCTGCAACTGTTCGGCCTGCCGATCGGCGGCACCGGCGTCATGATCCAGATCGGCCAGTATCAGTTGCTGGTCGCCGCCGCGTGCTCGGGGTTGAACTCGATCGTCTCGCTGTCGGCGATCACGCTGTTCTATATCTATCTCATGCATCGGGGCGAGCATCGCATTCAGGCGATCCTGCTGCTGTTCGTGCTTCCGGTCGCGATCGCTGCGAATTTCCTGCGCGTGCTGATCCTGATCCTGCTCACCTATTACGGCGGCGAAGCGGCGGCGCAGGGCTTCCTGCACGATCTTGCCGGCATAACCATCTTCGTGCTGGCGTTGATGCTGATCTTTCTGATCGACAAGATCCTGCAGACGACCGGTGTCGGCAAGCGCATGACCGCGAAGGGGGCGGCCCATGGTTGA
- a CDS encoding UDP-glucuronic acid decarboxylase family protein, which produces MARNAYGRRRTLVTGGAGFLGSHLIDRLIARGDEVLCVDNLFTGDKRNIDHLSGHPRFEFMRHDVCFPLFVEVDEIWNLACPASPIHYQHDPVQTTKTSVHGAINMLGLAKRLGVRIFQASTSEVYGDPHVHPQTEDYWGNVNPIGARSCYDEGKRCAETLFFDYHRQCGLDIKVVRIFNTYGPRMHPADGRVVSNFIMQALRNEPITIYGDGSQTRSFCYVDDLLDGFLALMDSEPGRPGPVNIGNPVEFTIKELAEQVIAMTGSRSQLVNKPLPQDDPLQRKPDISLAREWLGWEPKVQLAQGLERTIAYFRTLAAAAD; this is translated from the coding sequence ATGGCGCGCAACGCCTATGGCAGGCGGCGGACGTTGGTAACGGGCGGCGCCGGGTTCCTGGGGTCGCACCTTATCGATCGCCTGATCGCGCGCGGCGACGAGGTGCTGTGCGTCGACAATCTCTTCACCGGTGACAAGCGCAATATCGATCATTTGTCCGGGCATCCGCGCTTCGAATTCATGCGCCACGACGTCTGCTTTCCGCTTTTCGTGGAAGTCGACGAGATCTGGAACCTTGCCTGTCCGGCAAGCCCGATTCATTACCAGCACGATCCGGTGCAGACCACGAAGACCTCGGTCCATGGCGCGATCAATATGCTCGGCCTCGCCAAGCGGCTGGGCGTGCGCATCTTCCAGGCCTCGACCAGCGAGGTTTATGGCGACCCCCATGTCCATCCGCAGACCGAGGACTATTGGGGCAACGTCAATCCCATCGGCGCGCGCAGCTGCTATGACGAGGGTAAGCGGTGCGCCGAAACGCTGTTCTTCGACTACCACCGCCAATGCGGGCTCGACATCAAGGTCGTGCGCATCTTCAACACCTATGGACCGCGGATGCATCCGGCGGACGGCCGCGTGGTCTCCAACTTCATCATGCAGGCGCTCAGGAACGAGCCGATCACGATTTATGGCGATGGCAGCCAGACCCGCAGCTTCTGCTATGTCGATGACCTTTTGGATGGGTTCCTTGCCCTGATGGACAGCGAGCCGGGACGCCCCGGCCCGGTCAATATCGGCAACCCGGTCGAATTCACGATCAAGGAGCTTGCGGAGCAGGTCATCGCAATGACCGGATCGCGCTCGCAGCTCGTCAACAAACCATTGCCGCAGGACGATCCGCTGCAGCGCAAGCCGGATATCTCGCTGGCGCGCGAATGGCTCGGTTGGGAGCCCAAGGTGCAGCTCGCTCAGGGGCTGGAGCGGACGATCGCCTATTTCCGCACCCTCGCCGCAGCCGCCGATTAA
- a CDS encoding DUF1996 domain-containing protein, with the protein MDNSKKAWAALTLPLATLGCGGGSVASTATGSGEVVAIVPTPTPSPSPTTTPPPVAATPAGYILAKSLDGAEDLSASFDIGLGLQAAWGTGQIPGNYEADEGAFRFICGGDGKLAKDDPVVYFNQPGASHLHQVWGNSLFDARTTPSDLAKNAVTNCNDTAYSLNRSSYWMPALVHESGEVLKPDLVMVYYKRKISSSAYCTPGNPKFAGTCVGIPSQIRFIFGWDSKNPTAPVKGASWYCTTAHGHHANLDDAFNAGCTAGADLIADTGAPNCWDGKHLDTPDHRSHMSYIVTDPHTAIGRCPSTHPYLIPQQQNKAQFRVTEDMYGTRPDGTKYSRVRLSSDGMLPGAKAGATLHADYMEAWVTAAKKLWVDNCIEKALNCSGGDLGNGKQLIGAAQPAYGWRNPNARVSWSPPG; encoded by the coding sequence ATGGATAACTCGAAGAAGGCGTGGGCCGCGTTGACCCTACCTCTGGCGACGCTTGGTTGCGGCGGCGGATCGGTCGCCTCGACTGCCACTGGCAGCGGCGAGGTGGTCGCTATCGTTCCCACCCCCACTCCCAGCCCGTCCCCGACCACCACCCCGCCGCCAGTTGCCGCGACCCCGGCGGGATATATCCTGGCAAAGTCGCTGGATGGTGCGGAAGACCTTTCTGCGAGCTTCGATATCGGCTTGGGCCTCCAGGCGGCCTGGGGAACTGGCCAAATCCCCGGAAACTACGAAGCCGATGAGGGCGCTTTCCGCTTCATTTGCGGTGGCGACGGGAAACTCGCCAAGGATGACCCCGTCGTCTACTTCAATCAGCCGGGGGCTTCCCACCTTCACCAGGTGTGGGGCAACAGCTTGTTCGATGCGCGGACGACGCCGAGCGATCTGGCAAAGAACGCTGTAACGAATTGCAACGATACGGCATACTCTCTGAACCGCTCGTCCTATTGGATGCCGGCTTTGGTCCATGAAAGCGGGGAAGTGCTGAAACCGGACCTGGTCATGGTTTATTACAAGCGGAAGATCAGTTCGTCCGCTTACTGCACGCCAGGCAACCCCAAGTTCGCTGGAACTTGCGTCGGGATCCCGTCGCAAATTCGCTTCATCTTCGGCTGGGATTCAAAGAACCCCACCGCCCCGGTCAAAGGCGCTTCGTGGTATTGCACGACTGCACATGGCCATCACGCAAATCTCGATGATGCCTTCAATGCAGGCTGCACGGCCGGCGCGGATCTGATCGCTGATACAGGTGCGCCCAATTGCTGGGATGGGAAACATCTGGATACGCCCGACCACCGCAGCCACATGTCATACATCGTGACCGATCCGCACACGGCCATCGGCCGGTGCCCCTCGACCCACCCCTATCTCATCCCGCAGCAGCAGAACAAAGCCCAGTTCCGCGTTACGGAGGATATGTACGGCACTCGCCCGGACGGCACGAAATACTCGCGGGTGCGCCTCTCCAGCGACGGCATGTTGCCGGGCGCCAAGGCGGGGGCGACATTGCATGCGGACTACATGGAAGCATGGGTCACCGCGGCCAAGAAGCTGTGGGTCGACAATTGCATCGAAAAGGCGCTGAATTGTTCGGGCGGTGACCTCGGCAATGGAAAGCAATTGATCGGCGCGGCGCAGCCTGCCTACGGCTGGCGGAACCCCAACGCGCGGGTGAGCTGGAGCCCCCCGGGCTAA
- a CDS encoding XrtV sorting system accessory protein gives METVYDWVTVLGFAGLVTLFLQRSSLENPPDTIWHYLPPAIGAAVCNYLGNEGMDIPAIAVGIATIAYVFIVLKPRIRA, from the coding sequence GTGGAGACGGTTTACGATTGGGTCACGGTGCTCGGCTTTGCCGGTCTCGTGACCCTGTTCCTGCAGCGCTCTTCGCTGGAGAACCCGCCGGACACGATCTGGCATTACCTGCCCCCCGCGATCGGCGCCGCCGTGTGCAACTATCTGGGCAATGAGGGTATGGATATACCCGCGATCGCGGTGGGGATTGCGACCATCGCCTATGTATTCATCGTTCTGAAGCCGCGCATCCGGGCTTGA
- a CDS encoding sugar transferase, translating to MNDFNPPVPDPAQVAVIPSDAAEHSRKTARMALVARLVLGDLLALFIGFSLAEAVRGDIWLKLGDVSLLYIVLPLFLVLATNAGAYSLPAQSRYAESARNVIGALGQTLLALFGILFAVQQGEDISRVGMGVVFLVSLAAMLFFRLLNAFWVRRALGGVLVDELVILDGVANPGAEARFMIDARKNGLEPDLNNPAMLERFSRICDCYDRVLVACPAERQGVWATLLRTVDAEAELIVGQQQNFKVIGLSSIGDLRTLVVSRGSLTLIDRIKKRLFDLAIAVPALLFLGPLMIAVAIAIKLDSRGPVLFRQPRVGRNNVIFEILKFRSMRQELGDRDGTRSTGRDDDRISRVGRFIRRTSIDELPQLLNVIKGDMSIVGPRPHALGSTAENRLFWEISHRYWERHLLKPGITGLAQVRGFRGATEKTSDFTDRLTSDLEYLSGWRLWRDVAILAATLKVLVHPNAY from the coding sequence ATGAACGATTTCAATCCGCCCGTTCCCGATCCTGCGCAGGTGGCGGTCATCCCGTCGGATGCGGCTGAACATTCGCGCAAGACCGCGCGGATGGCGCTGGTGGCGCGGCTGGTACTGGGCGATCTCCTGGCGCTCTTCATCGGCTTCAGCCTCGCGGAAGCGGTGAGGGGCGACATCTGGCTCAAGCTCGGCGATGTCAGCCTGCTGTATATCGTCCTGCCGCTTTTCCTGGTGCTCGCAACCAACGCGGGGGCGTACAGCCTTCCAGCCCAGTCGCGTTATGCCGAAAGCGCGCGCAATGTGATCGGCGCGCTGGGGCAGACGCTGCTGGCGCTGTTCGGGATCCTGTTCGCAGTACAGCAGGGCGAGGATATTTCCCGCGTCGGGATGGGCGTGGTCTTTCTCGTCTCGCTGGCAGCGATGCTGTTCTTCCGCCTGCTCAACGCCTTCTGGGTCCGCCGCGCCCTGGGGGGGGTGCTGGTCGACGAGCTGGTCATACTCGACGGCGTGGCCAATCCCGGTGCGGAGGCGCGTTTCATGATCGACGCGCGCAAAAACGGGCTCGAGCCCGATCTTAACAACCCCGCCATGCTCGAACGCTTTTCGCGTATCTGCGATTGCTATGACCGGGTGCTGGTCGCCTGCCCGGCGGAGCGTCAGGGGGTCTGGGCGACCCTGTTGCGCACCGTCGATGCCGAAGCGGAACTGATCGTCGGCCAACAGCAGAATTTCAAGGTAATCGGCCTCAGCAGCATCGGGGACTTGCGGACTCTCGTCGTCTCGCGCGGTTCGCTGACGCTGATCGACCGGATCAAGAAGCGGCTATTCGACCTCGCGATCGCGGTACCCGCGCTCCTGTTCCTCGGCCCGCTGATGATCGCCGTCGCCATCGCCATCAAGCTCGATTCACGCGGACCGGTGCTGTTCAGGCAGCCGCGGGTCGGCCGTAACAATGTCATCTTCGAGATCCTGAAGTTTCGCAGCATGCGGCAGGAGCTCGGCGATCGGGACGGAACCCGGTCGACCGGGCGGGATGATGATCGCATCTCGCGGGTCGGGCGTTTCATCCGCAGGACCAGTATCGATGAGCTGCCGCAGCTCCTCAATGTCATCAAGGGCGATATGAGCATCGTGGGACCGCGGCCGCACGCTCTGGGTTCGACTGCGGAGAACCGGCTGTTCTGGGAAATATCCCACCGCTATTGGGAACGGCATCTCCTGAAGCCGGGGATCACCGGCCTTGCCCAGGTGCGCGGCTTCCGCGGCGCGACCGAGAAGACCAGCGACTTCACCGATCGCCTGACTTCAGACCTCGAGTATCTTTCCGGCTGGCGGTTATGGCGCGATGTCGCGATCCTGGCCGCGACGTTGAAAGTGCTGGTGCATCCCAACGCCTATTGA
- the rfbB gene encoding dTDP-glucose 4,6-dehydratase: MTDILVTGGAGFIGSNFVRYWSQTHGGRIAVLDALTYAGNPASIADVAGAELIEGDIRDTDLVRRLLRDRGIRTIVHFAAESHVDRSITGPDAFVQTNVVGTHSLLAAARAEWIEAGEGGRHRFHHVSTDEVYGSLGPEDPAFAETTPYAPNSPYSASKAGSDHLVRAYHHTYGLDAVTTNCSNNYGPYQFPEKLIPLFLINALEGRPLPIYGDGMNVRDWLYVTDHCRGIDLALRHGRPGEVYNIGGGEELPNLTVVAAICAAVDRAFAQDPSLAERYPDAPATKGEPTETLKTFVEDRKGHDRRYAIDERKARSELGYAPTVDFAGGLDRTIAWYLANERWWRPLLKA; this comes from the coding sequence ATGACTGACATCCTCGTGACCGGCGGCGCCGGTTTCATCGGCAGCAATTTCGTTCGCTATTGGAGCCAGACCCACGGCGGGCGGATCGCGGTGCTCGATGCGCTGACCTATGCCGGCAACCCGGCAAGCATTGCCGATGTGGCGGGCGCCGAGCTTATCGAAGGCGATATCCGCGACACCGATCTGGTGCGCCGCCTCCTGCGGGATCGCGGCATCCGCACCATCGTGCACTTTGCCGCGGAAAGCCACGTCGATCGGTCCATCACCGGGCCCGATGCTTTCGTACAAACCAATGTCGTCGGCACGCATAGCCTCCTCGCCGCCGCGCGCGCCGAGTGGATCGAGGCGGGCGAGGGCGGGCGGCATCGCTTCCACCATGTCTCCACCGATGAGGTCTATGGCTCGCTCGGCCCCGAAGACCCCGCCTTCGCGGAGACCACCCCCTATGCCCCCAATTCGCCCTATTCGGCCAGCAAAGCAGGCAGCGATCACCTGGTGCGCGCCTATCACCACACCTATGGCCTCGACGCGGTCACCACCAATTGCTCGAACAATTACGGCCCCTATCAATTCCCTGAAAAGCTGATCCCGCTGTTCCTCATCAATGCGCTCGAGGGGCGGCCGCTGCCGATTTATGGCGACGGAATGAATGTGCGCGACTGGCTCTATGTCACCGATCACTGCCGCGGGATCGATCTGGCGCTTCGGCACGGGCGGCCGGGCGAGGTCTATAACATCGGCGGCGGGGAGGAATTGCCTAACCTCACCGTGGTGGCGGCGATCTGCGCCGCCGTGGACCGCGCGTTCGCGCAGGATCCCTCGCTTGCCGAACGCTATCCCGACGCCCCCGCCACGAAAGGCGAGCCGACCGAGACGCTCAAGACCTTCGTCGAGGATCGCAAGGGGCACGACCGCCGTTACGCGATCGACGAGCGCAAGGCGCGTTCCGAGCTCGGCTATGCCCCTACGGTCGATTTCGCCGGCGGTCTCGATCGCACCATCGCATGGTATCTGGCGAACGAGAGGTGGTGGCGTCCGTTGCTCAAAGCCTGA
- the rfbD gene encoding dTDP-4-dehydrorhamnose reductase: MKVLVTGAGGQLGRALLARVPEGAQVLGLSSRDLDITDAGAVAAIIARERPGLVLNAAAYTAVDQAESDPQRAAAVNDRGVANLIAGAEAVGARVAHVSTDFVFAGDAAHAYAPDAQTGPLGIYGATKLAGERRLRANDLCLRTAWVYAARGRNFVRTMLRLMAERAEVGVVADQIGSPTCADDLADALWRLALSGSAGVFHFTNSGVASWYDFAVAIRDEGMRAGLLAETAARVEPIATADYPTPARRPAFSVLDTRKTAAALGEAPRHWRHALIDTLERIEPDD, from the coding sequence GTGAAGGTGCTGGTGACGGGGGCGGGCGGCCAGCTTGGCCGGGCGCTGCTGGCGCGGGTGCCCGAAGGGGCCCAAGTGCTGGGGCTGTCTTCACGCGATCTCGACATCACGGATGCAGGGGCCGTGGCCGCGATCATCGCGCGGGAACGGCCGGGGCTTGTGCTGAATGCAGCAGCCTATACCGCGGTGGATCAGGCGGAGAGCGACCCCCAGCGGGCGGCAGCGGTGAACGATCGCGGGGTGGCCAACCTCATCGCCGGGGCCGAGGCGGTGGGCGCGCGGGTCGCGCACGTCTCGACCGATTTCGTCTTCGCCGGCGATGCTGCGCACGCCTATGCGCCGGACGCGCAGACTGGTCCTCTCGGCATCTACGGAGCAACCAAGCTGGCGGGCGAGCGGCGATTGCGAGCAAACGACCTATGCCTGCGGACCGCTTGGGTCTACGCGGCGCGAGGCCGCAATTTCGTTCGCACCATGCTCCGGCTGATGGCGGAGCGTGCGGAGGTAGGGGTGGTCGCCGACCAGATCGGATCGCCGACCTGTGCCGATGATCTGGCGGATGCCCTATGGCGCCTCGCGCTCAGCGGCAGCGCAGGCGTGTTCCACTTCACCAACAGCGGGGTGGCCAGCTGGTACGACTTTGCGGTCGCAATCCGCGATGAAGGCATGCGAGCAGGACTTCTTGCAGAAACTGCGGCGCGAGTCGAGCCAATCGCTACGGCCGACTATCCCACGCCCGCGCGCCGGCCGGCCTTCTCCGTCCTGGACACCCGCAAGACTGCCGCGGCCCTCGGCGAGGCGCCGCGGCACTGGCGCCATGCGCTGATCGACACCTTGGAACGGATCGAACCCGATGACTGA